From Mucilaginibacter rubeus, a single genomic window includes:
- a CDS encoding DNA gyrase/topoisomerase IV subunit A — protein MSDDLHQNDTPTPNEEKLHTVTSLDGLYENWFLDYASYVILDRAVPHINDGLKPVQRRILHSLKEMDDGRYNKAANVIGNTMKYHPHGDASIGDAMVQIGQKNLLIDCQGNWGDPVTGDSAAAPRYIEARLSKFALDVVFNPDTTVWQASYDGRNKEPITLPVKFPLLLAQGAEGIAVGLATKILPHNFIELIEASIAVLKGERPNLMPDFPTGGMADASLYNEGQRGGKVRVRAKIIERDKKTLAITEIPFTTTTGGLIDSVISANDKGKIKIKKIEDNTAKDVEIIIHLAPGISPDVTIDALYAFTDCEVSISPNTCVIQDDKPRFMSVNDMLTESTFFTKDLLKQELEIRLKDLMEKIFFSSLLKIFIQEGMYKNPEYENSGNFEVVLEVLNRLFEPFFPQFYRTIQPEDYKKLIDKPMSSITRFDVKKADEQMKALENEIKQVKHDLKHLTEYTIAWFQKLKDKYGKDRERKTELRTFDKVEAAQVALANIKLYVNRADGFIGSGLKKDESVEYVGDCSDIDEIIVFRGDGRCIITKVQDKVFVGKDIIHVAVFKKNDERTVYNMIYKDGESGISYIKRFSVVGVTRDKEYDLTKGTKGSKVLYFTANPNGEAEVVNVQLKPHSKLKKLQFDEDFASIAIKGRGSMGNIITKYPVKKIILKSKGVSTLAGRKIWYDEILKRLNADSRGKYLGEFDGDDRILTVLSNGVYELSSFDLNNHFDDKMILIEKYDPQAVFSIVHIEGKSKNYLVKRFAFENIAVGKQVSLISEEAGSKMVLLGHTAPVISMTHLKGKDQTSETLELNLADVIDVKGMKAMGNRLSQHPVKSVELISDGINQETEAAEAETEIIEEDAATSAEVNEDQPAVAQHDEPAEPADQSEETPKPPKKIDFEITNPDDIDMDDQGQLGLF, from the coding sequence ATGAGTGACGATCTGCATCAAAACGATACACCAACCCCTAATGAAGAAAAACTACATACTGTTACCTCACTCGATGGGTTATATGAAAACTGGTTTCTTGATTATGCATCATATGTAATTCTTGACCGGGCCGTTCCGCATATTAATGATGGCTTAAAGCCGGTACAACGCCGTATCCTGCATTCATTAAAGGAGATGGACGACGGGCGATATAACAAAGCCGCCAACGTTATTGGTAATACCATGAAATATCACCCGCATGGTGATGCTTCTATCGGCGATGCCATGGTTCAGATTGGCCAAAAAAACCTACTGATTGATTGCCAGGGTAACTGGGGCGACCCGGTAACCGGCGACTCGGCTGCTGCCCCGCGTTATATTGAGGCCCGCTTGTCGAAGTTTGCACTTGATGTTGTTTTCAATCCGGATACAACAGTTTGGCAGGCCAGTTATGACGGTCGTAATAAAGAACCTATCACCCTGCCGGTAAAGTTCCCGCTGCTGCTTGCGCAAGGTGCCGAGGGTATCGCGGTAGGTTTGGCCACCAAAATTTTACCACATAACTTTATCGAGCTAATCGAAGCTTCTATAGCTGTATTAAAAGGAGAACGCCCGAACCTGATGCCGGATTTCCCGACTGGAGGTATGGCCGATGCTTCGTTATATAATGAAGGACAACGTGGCGGCAAAGTGCGCGTAAGGGCTAAAATTATTGAGCGCGATAAAAAAACGCTGGCCATTACCGAAATACCTTTTACCACCACTACCGGTGGCTTGATAGATAGCGTGATCTCGGCTAATGACAAGGGCAAGATCAAGATTAAAAAGATCGAGGATAATACCGCGAAAGATGTAGAGATCATCATCCACCTTGCTCCCGGCATATCGCCCGATGTAACTATCGACGCGCTTTATGCTTTTACTGATTGCGAGGTATCCATATCGCCAAACACCTGCGTGATACAGGATGATAAGCCGCGCTTCATGAGCGTGAATGATATGCTCACCGAAAGCACATTCTTCACCAAGGATTTGCTTAAGCAGGAATTAGAGATCAGGTTAAAAGATTTGATGGAGAAGATCTTCTTCAGTTCCTTACTCAAGATCTTTATCCAGGAGGGGATGTATAAAAATCCCGAATACGAAAACTCTGGCAATTTTGAGGTAGTGCTTGAAGTGTTGAACCGCTTGTTTGAGCCTTTCTTCCCCCAGTTTTATCGTACCATACAGCCCGAAGATTATAAAAAGCTGATAGATAAACCTATGAGCAGCATCACCCGCTTTGACGTTAAGAAAGCGGATGAACAGATGAAGGCGCTCGAAAATGAGATAAAACAGGTTAAACACGACCTGAAACATCTTACCGAATACACCATTGCCTGGTTCCAGAAACTAAAGGATAAATACGGCAAAGACCGTGAACGTAAAACCGAGCTGCGCACCTTTGATAAAGTGGAAGCTGCCCAGGTAGCCTTGGCTAACATCAAGCTGTACGTTAACAGGGCCGACGGCTTTATCGGCTCAGGCCTGAAAAAAGACGAGTCGGTTGAGTATGTTGGCGATTGCTCCGACATTGACGAGATCATTGTTTTCAGGGGTGATGGGCGTTGCATCATCACTAAGGTACAGGACAAGGTTTTTGTGGGTAAAGACATTATCCACGTTGCCGTGTTTAAAAAGAACGATGAGCGCACCGTTTACAACATGATATATAAGGATGGCGAAAGCGGCATCAGCTATATCAAACGCTTCTCGGTAGTGGGCGTAACCCGCGATAAAGAATACGACCTGACCAAGGGTACCAAAGGCTCAAAAGTATTGTACTTTACTGCCAATCCTAACGGCGAAGCCGAGGTGGTGAACGTACAGCTTAAACCTCATTCCAAACTCAAGAAACTGCAGTTTGACGAGGACTTTGCTTCAATAGCTATCAAAGGCCGCGGTTCGATGGGTAATATCATTACCAAATACCCGGTCAAAAAAATCATACTGAAAAGCAAAGGTGTTTCAACCCTGGCCGGTCGCAAGATCTGGTATGATGAAATTTTAAAACGCTTAAATGCCGATAGCCGCGGTAAATACCTGGGCGAATTTGATGGCGACGACCGCATCCTTACCGTGCTTAGCAACGGCGTTTATGAGCTAAGCAGCTTCGATTTAAATAATCACTTTGATGATAAGATGATCCTTATCGAAAAGTATGATCCGCAGGCCGTATTTTCGATAGTGCACATCGAAGGTAAATCTAAAAACTACCTTGTTAAGCGTTTCGCATTTGAAAACATAGCGGTAGGCAAACAGGTAAGCCTGATCAGCGAAGAAGCCGGATCAAAAATGGTATTGCTTGGTCATACCGCGCCGGTAATCAGCATGACACATCTGAAAGGCAAGGATCAAACATCTGAAACCCTTGAACTGAATTTGGCAGATGTCATTGATGTAAAAGGTATGAAAGCCATGGGCAACCGTCTTTCACAGCACCCGGTAAAATCTGTTGAGCTAATCAGCGATGGCATTAACCAGGAAACTGAGGCCGCTGAAGCAGAAACTGAAATTATCGAAGAAGATGCAGCTACATCAGCAGAGGTAAATGAAGATCAGCCTGCGGTTGCTCAGCATGATGAACCGGCAGAACCAGCCGATCAATCAGAAGAGACACCCAAGCCACCCAAAAAGATCGATTTTGAGATCACCAACCCCGACGACATCGATATGGATGACCAGGGACAATTAGGGCTATTTTAA
- a CDS encoding mechanosensitive ion channel family protein — MKLDEFYTQFHHWLINRGPNYVGGLIIFFIGLWFIKFLRARLRLRMMKRGIHSSLQPFFLSLTITALYVLLIIWVMNIIGLEMSIFTTIIGAFSVAAGLALSGTFQNFAGGVLILLLKPFELEDSIVAQGQDGRVVSIQMFYTVLITADNKTVIIPNGKLFNEVIVNVTREGRRRLDFEMRVGYSNDMEKAKAIMTHVVNASKDILHEPAARVGVISLDNDCVRFTINVWVDPANFLNAKINLQEQMLKELAAGGINFPKPGF, encoded by the coding sequence ATGAAACTGGACGAATTTTACACACAGTTCCACCATTGGCTCATTAACCGCGGCCCTAATTATGTAGGTGGACTAATCATATTTTTTATTGGTTTATGGTTTATTAAGTTTTTGCGTGCGAGGCTTCGTTTGCGCATGATGAAGCGCGGCATCCATTCGTCGTTACAACCATTTTTCCTAAGCTTAACCATTACAGCATTATATGTTTTACTTATTATCTGGGTAATGAACATCATAGGGCTGGAGATGAGCATTTTCACCACCATCATCGGTGCATTTTCGGTAGCGGCGGGTTTAGCCTTATCGGGTACCTTTCAAAACTTTGCCGGTGGTGTACTTATCCTGTTGTTAAAACCTTTCGAACTTGAAGACAGCATTGTAGCCCAGGGACAGGATGGCCGGGTGGTATCCATACAAATGTTTTATACCGTATTGATCACTGCTGATAACAAAACTGTCATTATTCCCAACGGAAAACTTTTTAATGAAGTTATTGTCAACGTAACCCGCGAAGGTCGCCGCCGCCTGGATTTTGAAATGCGTGTGGGTTACAGTAATGATATGGAGAAGGCAAAGGCTATCATGACCCATGTTGTAAACGCGAGTAAAGATATCCTTCATGAACCTGCCGCACGCGTAGGTGTTATCAGCCTTGACAATGATTGTGTAAGGTTTACCATCAACGTTTGGGTTGATCCGGCTAATTTCCTTAACGCCAAGATCAACCTGCAGGAGCAAATGCTTAAAGAACTTGCAGCAGGCGGTATCAATTTCCCGAAGCCAGGGTTTTAG
- a CDS encoding GDSL-type esterase/lipase family protein: MKIKLFLFFIGLVFSAGVSAQQGFPFDNEIRAFKHQDSVSFPKPNGILFIGSSSIRKWTDLEQRYAGKPIIRRGVGGCELWQIADYYTPYILFPYKPRKIFIYAGENDIAAGKSARDVAASFTKLWELIHQKLPNAEVYFMSIKPSPVRAKYYDVVYAANELVKNYLKGKPKSYYIDLVPSIYKPGTTRPDSSLFNDDYLHLNSKGYDQWQKVLDPLVK, translated from the coding sequence ATGAAAATAAAACTGTTTTTATTCTTTATCGGCCTTGTATTCAGCGCCGGTGTATCGGCCCAGCAGGGCTTCCCGTTTGACAACGAGATCAGGGCTTTTAAACATCAGGACAGTGTAAGCTTTCCCAAGCCAAATGGTATTTTGTTTATCGGTAGCTCGTCAATCCGCAAGTGGACAGATCTGGAGCAGCGATATGCCGGCAAGCCAATTATCAGAAGGGGAGTGGGGGGCTGCGAATTGTGGCAGATAGCTGATTATTACACACCTTATATCCTGTTTCCGTACAAACCGCGCAAAATTTTTATTTATGCCGGCGAAAATGATATAGCGGCGGGCAAATCAGCCCGGGATGTAGCGGCTTCATTTACCAAGCTTTGGGAACTCATTCATCAAAAGCTGCCCAATGCCGAGGTGTATTTTATGTCGATAAAGCCGAGCCCGGTTCGTGCTAAATATTATGATGTTGTTTATGCTGCAAACGAGCTGGTTAAAAATTACCTGAAAGGCAAACCAAAAAGTTATTACATAGACCTGGTTCCGTCTATTTATAAACCGGGCACCACCCGGCCCGATTCAAGTTTGTTTAATGATGATTACCTGCATCTTAATAGCAAAGGTTACGATCAATGGCAAAAGGTAC
- a CDS encoding DUF58 domain-containing protein has product MKKLFGLIYKNLFLTGRLFTGLGVCALLFLLEFFFPWLGVIPELFFWVLIILLAIDLLMLLKTSKGVFARRITPERLSNSDENELSIYIENRYAFNINVSIIDEIPVQFQKRDVWFETALKPNERKQINYMLRPTRRGEYEFGWIRVFVKSALGLIERRYNFEQTEILAVYPSFLQMRKYELMAISNRLTDIGIKKIRRIGHSLEFEQVKNYVAGDDYRTINWKATARQGNLMVNSFVDEKAQHVYCIIDKSRAMKMPFEGMSLLDYAINASLVLSNVALLKEDKAGLITVAEKIGAVVPSDSKYTQLNKILEVLYKEKTDFLETNLEALYVTARRVIKQRSLIVFFTNYESLSALQRQLPFLKRIAKFHLLLVVFFENTELRALSEQPASNVEGIYIKTIAEKFAYDKKLMVKELASHGIQSILTTPQNLTINTVNRYLEIKAKQKL; this is encoded by the coding sequence GTGAAAAAACTGTTTGGTTTAATTTATAAAAACCTGTTTTTAACCGGTAGGCTATTTACCGGACTTGGGGTGTGCGCGCTTCTGTTTTTGCTCGAATTCTTTTTTCCATGGCTTGGTGTTATCCCAGAGTTGTTTTTCTGGGTGCTGATCATCCTGTTAGCGATTGATTTGTTGATGCTGCTGAAAACAAGCAAAGGGGTATTCGCAAGGCGGATTACTCCCGAAAGATTGAGCAACAGCGATGAGAATGAGTTGAGCATTTATATCGAAAATCGTTATGCTTTTAATATAAACGTGAGCATTATTGATGAGATCCCTGTTCAGTTTCAAAAGCGCGATGTCTGGTTTGAAACTGCTTTGAAACCCAACGAGCGTAAACAGATCAATTATATGCTGAGGCCTACCCGCCGCGGCGAATATGAGTTTGGCTGGATCCGTGTTTTTGTAAAATCGGCCCTGGGTTTGATTGAACGGCGGTATAATTTTGAACAGACAGAAATACTGGCCGTTTATCCATCTTTTTTACAGATGCGCAAATATGAGCTCATGGCCATTTCAAACCGGCTGACGGATATCGGCATAAAAAAAATCAGGCGTATCGGCCATAGTCTTGAATTTGAACAGGTAAAAAACTATGTGGCCGGCGACGATTATCGCACCATTAACTGGAAAGCCACAGCCCGCCAGGGAAACCTGATGGTGAACTCCTTTGTTGACGAAAAAGCGCAGCATGTATATTGTATAATTGATAAGTCGCGGGCAATGAAAATGCCATTTGAGGGGATGAGTTTGCTTGATTATGCTATTAACGCCAGCCTGGTCTTATCAAACGTTGCCCTGTTAAAGGAGGACAAAGCCGGATTAATCACCGTAGCGGAAAAGATTGGCGCAGTTGTACCCTCGGATAGTAAATACACCCAGCTGAATAAAATACTGGAGGTGTTGTACAAAGAGAAAACCGATTTTTTAGAAACTAATCTTGAAGCGCTTTACGTCACAGCCCGCAGGGTTATCAAGCAACGGAGCCTGATAGTTTTCTTTACCAATTATGAAAGCCTCTCGGCCTTGCAAAGGCAGCTGCCCTTTTTAAAACGAATAGCCAAATTTCACTTGCTGCTGGTTGTGTTTTTTGAGAATACAGAACTACGTGCCTTGAGCGAACAACCTGCAAGCAATGTTGAAGGTATCTACATAAAAACCATAGCCGAAAAATTTGCCTACGATAAAAAGCTAATGGTAAAAGAACTGGCCAGCCACGGCATTCAATCCATATTGACAACTCCTCAAAATCTTACCATCAATACGGTGAACCGCTACCTGGAAATAAAAGCAAAGCAGAAACTCTGA
- the groL gene encoding chaperonin GroEL (60 kDa chaperone family; promotes refolding of misfolded polypeptides especially under stressful conditions; forms two stacked rings of heptamers to form a barrel-shaped 14mer; ends can be capped by GroES; misfolded proteins enter the barrel where they are refolded when GroES binds): protein MAKQVKYNVEARDALKRGVDILANAVKVTLGPKGRNVIIDKKFGSPAITKDGVTVAKEIELKDALENMGAQMVKEVASKTADIAGDGTTTATVLAQAIVTAGIKNVAAGANPMDLKRGIDKAVAAVVENLKTQSQTVGEDNNKIKQVASISANNDEVIGSLIAEAMEKVGKDGVITVEEAKGTETEVKTVEGMQFDRGYLSPYFVTNADKMEAELENPFILIYDKKISSMKELLPILEKQVQTGKPLLIIAEDLDGEALATLVVNKIRGSLKVAAVKAPGFGDRRKAMLEDIAILTGGTLISEERGYKLENADLSYLGTAEKIVIDKDNTTIINGSGSAEEIKGRVSQIKSQIESTTSDYDREKLQERLAKLSGGVAVLYVGAATEVEMKEKKDRVDDALHATRAAVEEGIVAGGGVAFIRAVASIADLKGDNEDENTGIQIIRRAIEEPLRQICENAGIEGSIVVQKVKEGTADFGYNARSDKYENLIAAGVIDPTKVGRVALENAASIASMLLTTEVVLADDPEDAPAGAPPMGGGMGGMM from the coding sequence ATGGCAAAACAAGTTAAATACAATGTTGAAGCACGCGACGCACTGAAACGCGGTGTTGATATCCTTGCTAACGCAGTAAAAGTAACCTTAGGTCCTAAAGGCCGTAACGTAATTATCGACAAAAAATTTGGCTCACCAGCTATCACTAAAGACGGTGTTACTGTAGCTAAAGAAATTGAATTAAAAGACGCCCTTGAAAACATGGGCGCTCAAATGGTTAAAGAAGTAGCTTCAAAAACTGCCGATATTGCAGGTGATGGTACTACTACTGCTACCGTTTTAGCTCAGGCTATTGTAACTGCTGGTATTAAAAACGTTGCTGCCGGTGCAAATCCAATGGATTTAAAACGCGGTATCGACAAAGCTGTTGCTGCAGTTGTTGAAAACCTGAAAACTCAGTCACAAACTGTTGGTGAAGACAATAACAAAATCAAACAAGTTGCTTCTATCTCTGCAAATAACGACGAGGTTATCGGTTCGTTAATTGCTGAAGCAATGGAAAAAGTTGGTAAAGATGGTGTTATCACTGTTGAAGAAGCAAAAGGTACTGAAACCGAAGTTAAAACTGTAGAAGGTATGCAGTTTGACCGTGGTTACCTTTCTCCTTACTTCGTAACCAACGCTGATAAAATGGAAGCTGAATTAGAAAATCCTTTCATCCTGATCTACGACAAGAAGATCTCTTCAATGAAAGAATTGCTTCCAATCCTTGAAAAACAAGTACAAACCGGCAAACCATTATTGATCATCGCTGAAGATCTTGACGGTGAAGCTTTAGCTACTTTGGTAGTTAACAAGATCCGTGGTTCACTGAAAGTTGCTGCTGTTAAAGCTCCGGGCTTTGGTGACCGTCGTAAAGCTATGTTAGAGGATATCGCTATCCTTACCGGTGGTACCTTGATCTCTGAAGAAAGAGGTTACAAATTAGAGAACGCTGACCTTAGCTACTTAGGTACTGCTGAGAAAATCGTTATCGACAAAGATAATACTACTATCATCAATGGTTCAGGTTCTGCAGAAGAGATCAAAGGCCGCGTAAGCCAGATCAAATCACAGATCGAATCAACTACTTCTGATTACGACCGCGAAAAATTACAAGAGCGTTTAGCCAAATTATCTGGCGGTGTTGCTGTACTTTACGTAGGTGCTGCTACTGAAGTTGAAATGAAAGAGAAAAAAGACCGTGTTGACGACGCTTTACACGCTACACGTGCCGCTGTTGAAGAAGGTATCGTAGCCGGTGGTGGTGTTGCTTTCATCCGTGCGGTTGCTTCTATCGCTGACTTAAAAGGTGATAACGAAGACGAAAACACTGGTATCCAGATTATCCGTCGCGCTATCGAAGAACCTCTTCGTCAGATCTGCGAAAACGCTGGTATCGAAGGTTCAATCGTTGTGCAAAAAGTTAAAGAAGGTACTGCCGACTTTGGTTACAATGCACGTAGCGACAAATACGAAAACCTTATTGCTGCCGGTGTTATCGACCCAACTAAAGTAGGTCGTGTAGCTTTAGAAAACGCAGCTTCAATCGCTTCAATGTTATTAACTACTGAAGTTGTATTGGCTGATGATCCTGAAGATGCTCCAGCTGGCGCACCTCCAATGGGTGGTGGCATGGGCGGTATGATGTAA
- a CDS encoding cytidine deaminase, which produces MISHEIKIAFDEYESLADLDKADRQLCLEAQKALKNSHSPYSKFRVGAALRLQSGKILHGSNQENVAYPSGLCAERVALFNWGANHPDDPIEAMAVTAHSDEFPIVKPITSCGSCLQVLAECEKKQNQSIKIILHAEDGPVWIIKGIENQLPFLFFEERIATQ; this is translated from the coding sequence ATGATAAGTCACGAAATTAAAATAGCCTTTGATGAATATGAGTCACTGGCCGATCTTGATAAAGCTGACAGGCAGCTATGCCTTGAAGCTCAGAAAGCATTAAAAAACTCACACTCTCCATATTCAAAATTCCGTGTTGGGGCTGCGCTTCGTTTACAAAGCGGTAAAATTTTACATGGCAGCAACCAGGAAAATGTAGCCTACCCATCGGGCTTATGTGCCGAACGTGTTGCATTGTTTAACTGGGGCGCCAATCATCCCGATGACCCTATTGAGGCCATGGCGGTAACGGCTCATTCGGACGAGTTTCCTATTGTAAAGCCAATTACCTCATGCGGCTCTTGTTTGCAGGTATTAGCCGAATGCGAAAAGAAACAAAATCAATCAATAAAAATTATATTGCACGCCGAAGATGGTCCGGTATGGATTATCAAAGGCATTGAAAACCAATTGCCGTTTTTGTTTTTTGAAGAACGCATAGCTACCCAGTAA
- a CDS encoding DNA topoisomerase IV subunit B, producing the protein MAEPVNYSEDSIRSLDWKEHIRLRPGMYIGKLGDGSAYDDGVYVLLKEIVDNSIDEFVMGSGRTIEVNMSDHKVSVRDYGRGIPLGKVIDCVSKINTGGKYDSKAFQKSVGLNGVGTKAVNALSNSFTVQSYRDGRTKLAEFAKGELIRDESEKDTTQRNGTAINFVPDDTIFRHYRFIPEFVESMIWNYVFLNAGLTINFNNQKYFSERGLFDLLTRNTDAETLRYPIIHLKGEDIEIAMTHGQQYGEEYYSFVNGQNTTQGGTHQAAFREAVVRTVREFYKKEFDASDIRASIVAAIAIKVQEPVFESQTKTKLGSQNVGPDGPSVRGFINDFVKKELDNYLHKNTEAADGLLKRILQSERERKDIAGIKKLANERAKKASLHNRKLRDCKLHFDDTHERKQDTTLFITEGDSASGSITKSRDVMTQAVFSLKGKPLNCFGLTKKVVYENEEFNLLQHALNIEDGLDALRYNNIVIATDADVDGMHIRLLLMTFFLQFFPDLVKAGHVSILQTPLFRVRNKKETIYCYSDEERRNAIAKLGNKPEITRFKGLGEISPDEFGLFIGKDMRLDPVILRDANVKALLEYFMGKNTPTRQMHIVNNLRVEKDDETINPTIAKEADAEEELPVAV; encoded by the coding sequence ATGGCAGAACCAGTTAATTATAGTGAAGATAGTATCCGCTCCCTCGATTGGAAGGAGCACATCCGTTTACGTCCCGGTATGTATATTGGTAAACTGGGCGATGGCTCTGCTTATGACGATGGTGTATACGTATTGCTTAAAGAGATTGTCGATAACTCGATAGATGAGTTTGTGATGGGATCGGGCCGCACCATCGAGGTTAACATGAGCGATCATAAAGTATCTGTGCGTGATTATGGCCGCGGTATCCCTTTAGGTAAAGTGATCGATTGCGTATCTAAAATAAATACAGGTGGTAAATACGATAGCAAAGCCTTCCAGAAATCGGTAGGTTTAAATGGTGTGGGTACCAAGGCGGTTAATGCGCTTTCCAACTCGTTCACCGTACAATCATACCGCGATGGCCGTACTAAACTGGCCGAATTTGCCAAAGGCGAGCTCATTCGTGATGAAAGCGAAAAGGATACCACTCAACGCAATGGTACCGCTATCAACTTTGTTCCTGATGATACCATTTTCAGGCATTACCGCTTTATCCCTGAGTTTGTTGAAAGCATGATCTGGAACTACGTGTTCCTGAACGCGGGGCTGACCATCAACTTTAATAATCAAAAGTATTTTTCGGAACGCGGTCTTTTTGATTTGCTTACCCGTAATACCGATGCCGAGACCTTGCGCTATCCGATCATCCACCTGAAAGGCGAGGATATTGAAATAGCTATGACTCACGGTCAGCAATACGGTGAGGAATATTACTCGTTCGTGAACGGCCAAAACACCACCCAGGGCGGTACGCACCAGGCGGCATTTCGTGAAGCAGTGGTAAGGACTGTGCGTGAGTTTTATAAAAAGGAGTTTGACGCTTCGGATATCAGGGCTTCAATTGTTGCGGCTATTGCCATAAAAGTACAGGAGCCGGTATTTGAGTCGCAAACCAAAACCAAACTGGGCTCACAAAACGTTGGTCCGGATGGCCCTTCGGTACGTGGTTTTATCAACGACTTTGTTAAAAAGGAACTTGATAATTACCTGCATAAAAATACAGAAGCTGCCGATGGCTTGCTGAAACGTATTCTGCAATCAGAGCGTGAGCGTAAGGATATTGCCGGTATTAAGAAACTGGCTAACGAACGCGCTAAAAAAGCATCCTTACACAACCGCAAACTGCGCGATTGTAAACTGCATTTTGATGATACGCACGAACGCAAACAGGATACTACCTTATTCATCACCGAGGGTGACTCGGCCAGTGGATCGATCACCAAATCGCGCGATGTGATGACGCAAGCGGTGTTTAGTTTAAAGGGTAAACCGTTAAACTGCTTTGGCCTAACCAAAAAAGTGGTTTACGAAAACGAAGAATTTAACCTGCTGCAACACGCCCTGAATATTGAGGACGGTCTTGACGCTTTGCGTTATAACAACATTGTAATAGCTACCGATGCCGATGTGGACGGTATGCACATCCGCCTGTTGCTGATGACCTTCTTCCTGCAGTTTTTCCCGGATCTGGTGAAGGCCGGTCACGTTTCTATTCTGCAAACACCATTATTCCGCGTGCGTAATAAAAAGGAGACCATTTATTGTTATAGTGACGAGGAACGCCGCAACGCCATAGCCAAATTGGGTAACAAACCGGAGATCACCCGATTTAAAGGTTTGGGTGAGATTTCACCTGATGAATTTGGCTTGTTTATCGGTAAGGACATGCGCCTTGATCCTGTAATTTTAAGGGATGCCAACGTTAAGGCGCTCCTGGAATATTTTATGGGTAAAAACACACCAACCCGCCAAATGCACATTGTAAACAACCTGCGGGTTGAAAAGGATGATGAAACTATCAATCCAACAATAGCTAAAGAAGCTGATGCTGAGGAAGAGTTACCGGTAGCAGTGTAA
- the groES gene encoding co-chaperone GroES: MSLNIKPIGDRVVVEAAAAEEKTASGIFIPDTAKEKPQRGTIVAVGQGKVDEPLTVKVGDQVLYGKYAGTEITYEGKEYLIMRESDIYAVL, from the coding sequence ATGTCATTAAACATTAAACCTATCGGCGATAGGGTTGTAGTGGAAGCTGCAGCAGCCGAAGAGAAAACCGCTTCAGGTATCTTCATTCCTGATACTGCTAAAGAAAAACCTCAGCGTGGAACTATCGTTGCTGTAGGACAGGGAAAAGTTGACGAGCCTTTAACCGTAAAAGTTGGTGATCAGGTTTTATATGGTAAATATGCAGGTACTGAAATTACCTATGAAGGTAAAGAGTACTTAATCATGCGCGAATCAGACATTTACGCAGTTCTTTAA